A genomic region of Methanothermobacter thermautotrophicus str. Delta H contains the following coding sequences:
- a CDS encoding DUF447 domain-containing protein: MSGALKENSGKPSEVEYTHFKDLQALEMERGRLYETIVVTWDDSMVGNAAPIGVLCTGDDTVTLYLYQGTRTVENVLNNGRFTVNVTLDPLIFTDSTLGDLEEDMFSHYRDFLHLRGADAFFTAEVVSVKKLVKRDRFGESELHVVKARAGDVMRAESFRMALNRGIYAVIESLIAYTRAEFSDPLVLRERIAEMNRVARKVGGPREKEAMRRIIQALESKIS, from the coding sequence TTGTCCGGTGCTCTGAAAGAAAATTCCGGTAAGCCCTCTGAAGTTGAATACACCCACTTCAAGGACCTGCAGGCCCTGGAAATGGAGAGGGGACGGCTCTACGAGACCATCGTCGTTACCTGGGACGATTCAATGGTGGGGAACGCAGCCCCCATAGGTGTGCTATGCACCGGTGACGATACAGTGACACTCTACCTCTACCAGGGGACCCGTACAGTGGAGAATGTGCTGAATAATGGGCGGTTCACCGTTAACGTGACCCTCGACCCCCTCATATTCACCGATTCAACACTGGGTGACCTTGAGGAGGACATGTTCAGCCATTACAGGGACTTCCTTCACCTCAGGGGTGCCGATGCATTCTTCACTGCAGAGGTTGTCTCTGTGAAGAAGCTGGTGAAGAGGGACCGGTTCGGTGAGTCAGAACTTCATGTTGTGAAGGCCCGTGCAGGTGATGTTATGAGGGCTGAAAGCTTCAGGATGGCCCTCAACCGTGGCATATACGCTGTTATTGAGTCACTGATAGCCTATACGCGAGCTGAATTTTCAGACCCTCTGGTCCTCAGGGAGAGGATCGCTGAGATGAACCGGGTTGCAAGGAAGGTCGGGGGCCCCAGGGAGAAGGAGGCCATGAGGAGGATAATCCAGGCCCTTGAATCAAAGATATCATGA
- a CDS encoding TldD/PmbA family protein, whose product MEIDTDYLGSILMDIEDRVEYADIRAGTSRTSSILMKDGKLQEVKSGRASGFRIRVLRNGSWGFAFTDEPSRLGEMALKAIKMTGSLRGDVQVGSGAPSVDKTMVRSSRPPSDVPAAEKRELVSDAHHAASVDGVVSTTVSYVDMESSSAFLNSEGSLIEMAETRVALFLNAVASDGSGIQFGHKSCGGTGGFEILEREDIEELGRRTGEKAVRLLKASPPPSGRFDIVTDPELTGVFIHEALGHAAEADLILQGDSILEGKLGEKIASEGVTIIDDPTIDGFGSYSYDAEGVRAAETVLVENGVLTSLLNSRETAFKLGLEPSGNARSAIGDQPIVRMSNTYLKPGDLSFDELIEDIRNGVYLRGSRGGQVDTGKGIFQFNAAESFRIQDGEIAEPVKDVSLSGNVLETLKNVDGVGSDFRLGIGFCGKSGQSVPVGDGGPHVRIRNAMVGGT is encoded by the coding sequence ATGGAGATTGACACTGATTATCTTGGCAGCATACTCATGGACATAGAGGATAGGGTGGAATATGCAGATATAAGGGCTGGCACCTCCCGGACCAGTTCCATTCTGATGAAGGACGGTAAACTGCAGGAGGTTAAATCCGGGAGAGCCTCTGGTTTCAGGATAAGGGTGCTGAGGAATGGTTCATGGGGATTCGCCTTTACAGATGAACCCTCCAGGCTCGGTGAAATGGCCCTTAAGGCCATAAAGATGACCGGGTCCCTCAGGGGCGATGTCCAGGTGGGTTCAGGTGCCCCCTCTGTTGACAAAACCATGGTAAGGTCATCCCGGCCGCCCTCAGATGTTCCTGCAGCTGAGAAGCGGGAGCTGGTATCAGATGCACACCATGCCGCATCAGTTGATGGTGTTGTGAGCACCACTGTGAGCTACGTTGACATGGAGAGCTCATCTGCCTTCCTGAACTCAGAGGGGTCACTCATTGAGATGGCTGAGACCAGGGTCGCCCTCTTTCTAAACGCTGTTGCATCGGATGGCTCCGGGATACAGTTCGGCCACAAAAGCTGCGGTGGAACCGGTGGCTTCGAAATACTGGAGAGGGAGGACATTGAGGAGCTCGGTCGCAGGACCGGTGAAAAGGCTGTTAGGCTCCTCAAGGCGAGTCCGCCGCCATCAGGACGCTTTGATATAGTAACTGACCCCGAACTTACGGGTGTATTCATACATGAGGCACTGGGGCACGCAGCCGAGGCAGACCTCATACTGCAGGGTGACTCCATACTCGAGGGTAAACTGGGGGAGAAGATTGCCTCTGAGGGTGTTACCATCATCGACGACCCTACGATTGATGGTTTTGGGAGTTACAGCTACGATGCAGAGGGTGTGAGGGCCGCTGAAACCGTTCTAGTGGAGAACGGCGTCCTCACTTCACTCCTTAACTCCAGGGAAACAGCCTTCAAACTTGGTCTTGAACCATCAGGGAATGCCCGTTCAGCCATAGGGGACCAGCCCATTGTCAGGATGAGCAACACATACCTCAAACCAGGCGATTTATCCTTCGATGAACTCATAGAGGATATCCGGAATGGTGTCTACCTGAGGGGTTCAAGGGGGGGCCAGGTGGATACCGGTAAGGGCATCTTCCAGTTCAATGCTGCTGAGTCATTCCGTATACAGGATGGTGAAATTGCAGAACCCGTCAAGGATGTCTCCCTCTCAGGAAACGTCCTGGAGACCCTCAAAAATGTTGACGGGGTTGGTTCAGACTTCAGGCTGGGGATTGGCTTCTGCGGGAAATCCGGGCAGAGCGTCCCTGTGGGCGATGGGGGCCCCCACGTGAGGATAAGGAATGCCATGGTGGGTGGAACATGA
- a CDS encoding DUF2124 family protein, translated as MEKLKEFRGIKEHLGVFREAVKDAERIGFAGVPGVCTPFAQLFAYAVRDKDNIFIPNTDFSKARKLEVTEYGVELGEISPGNVDVLVLLGGLSMPGIGSDIEDVKKLVEDALEEGGELMGLCYMDMFARAGWYELLDFDCVINADIDGYVLRG; from the coding sequence ATGGAGAAGTTAAAGGAATTCAGGGGTATAAAGGAGCATCTCGGTGTATTCCGGGAGGCAGTTAAGGATGCTGAGAGAATAGGCTTTGCAGGAGTTCCCGGGGTATGCACACCCTTCGCCCAGCTATTCGCATACGCTGTGCGGGACAAGGATAACATATTCATACCCAATACAGATTTCAGTAAGGCCAGAAAGCTCGAAGTAACTGAATATGGTGTTGAACTCGGCGAAATAAGCCCTGGGAATGTGGACGTTCTTGTACTCCTCGGGGGCCTCTCAATGCCAGGTATAGGCTCAGACATCGAGGATGTTAAAAAACTGGTTGAAGATGCCCTGGAAGAAGGAGGAGAGCTTATGGGGCTCTGCTACATGGACATGTTCGCCAGGGCTGGCTGGTACGAGCTCCTTGACTTTGACTGTGTTATCAATGCAGACATAGATGGTTACGTCCTCAGGGGCTGA
- a CDS encoding homocysteine biosynthesis protein: MKTIEEINQKIRDGDAVVVTAAEMTRIVAENGPMDAAKEVDVVTTGTFGAMCSSGAFLNFGHSDPPIKMSRTYLNGVEAYSGLAAVDAYIGATQPNRDPDIGLDYGGSHVIEDLIRGKEVELVAEAYGTDCYPLKNVETLISLETINQAVMVNPRNCYQNYAVAVNSTEETLYTYMGTLLPNYGNVTYSSAGELSPLLNDPYFQTIGVGTRIFLCGAEGYIVGEGTQHSTEAERRNGVPVSPSGTLMLKGNMKEMDPEYVRGATMPRYGPTLYVGAGIPIPVLNEDIAASTGISDEDIVCRVIDYGVPGRSRPVIKETNYKELRSGKIEINGMEVPASPLSSIRRALKIAEELKSWIERGDFLLTEPVKRLPSRSATRPLEIRRPSIMVRELESKPVIITHQEDDLKDVARKMVDNNINHIPVVDSEGVLRGIVTSWDIADAVARGKRKLRDIMTRKVVVARENEPVDVVARRIDKYNISGLPIVDDENRVKGIVTAEDISRLIGKVDKRGESI; encoded by the coding sequence TTGAAGACAATTGAGGAGATAAACCAGAAGATCAGGGATGGGGATGCTGTGGTTGTCACCGCAGCCGAAATGACAAGGATAGTTGCTGAAAACGGCCCCATGGACGCTGCAAAGGAAGTTGATGTTGTTACAACAGGTACATTTGGTGCTATGTGTTCATCAGGCGCTTTCCTCAACTTCGGACACTCAGATCCTCCCATAAAGATGTCAAGGACCTACCTCAATGGTGTTGAGGCTTACTCTGGACTCGCGGCAGTTGACGCCTACATAGGCGCAACACAGCCAAACCGTGACCCCGACATAGGGCTTGACTATGGGGGCTCACATGTAATAGAGGACCTCATAAGGGGGAAGGAGGTTGAACTGGTGGCAGAGGCCTATGGAACAGACTGCTACCCCCTCAAGAATGTTGAAACCCTCATAAGCCTTGAGACCATAAACCAGGCGGTCATGGTTAACCCGAGGAACTGCTACCAGAACTATGCAGTGGCGGTCAACTCCACAGAGGAGACACTCTACACCTACATGGGAACACTGCTCCCCAACTATGGAAACGTCACCTACTCCAGTGCGGGGGAGCTCAGTCCCCTCCTGAATGACCCCTACTTCCAGACCATAGGTGTCGGCACAAGGATATTCCTCTGCGGCGCAGAGGGCTACATAGTGGGGGAGGGTACCCAGCACTCAACAGAGGCTGAGAGGAGAAATGGTGTACCTGTTTCACCATCAGGCACCCTCATGCTGAAGGGTAACATGAAGGAGATGGATCCAGAATATGTGAGGGGAGCCACAATGCCCAGGTACGGCCCAACACTCTACGTGGGCGCAGGGATACCCATACCAGTACTCAACGAGGACATAGCGGCTTCAACAGGAATATCAGATGAGGATATAGTCTGCAGGGTCATTGATTATGGTGTACCAGGGAGATCAAGGCCCGTGATTAAGGAGACCAATTATAAGGAGCTCAGATCAGGGAAGATTGAAATAAATGGCATGGAGGTCCCGGCATCACCACTCTCATCAATCAGGAGGGCCCTGAAGATTGCAGAGGAACTCAAATCATGGATTGAAAGGGGCGACTTCCTGCTCACAGAGCCAGTTAAGCGCCTACCCTCAAGATCAGCCACCCGACCCCTTGAGATAAGAAGACCCTCCATCATGGTGCGGGAACTTGAGAGCAAACCGGTCATCATAACCCACCAGGAGGACGACCTTAAGGATGTGGCCAGGAAGATGGTTGACAATAACATAAACCACATACCCGTCGTTGACAGTGAGGGCGTCCTGAGGGGTATCGTAACATCATGGGACATTGCAGACGCCGTGGCAAGGGGTAAGAGGAAACTCAGGGATATCATGACCCGCAAGGTGGTTGTTGCAAGGGAAAATGAGCCCGTGGACGTTGTTGCAAGACGCATAGATAAGTATAACATTTCAGGTTTACCCATAGTTGATGATGAAAACCGCGTTAAGGGTATAGTGACCGCGGAGGACATTTCAAGGTTAATAGGGAAAGTTGATAAGAGGGGAGAATCAATATGA
- a CDS encoding NOG1 family protein — MIIPTVPTTDELLDKGFRRARKAASLKRSSKIPGQKKAKVIESTRVQTACQVIRDRLKMIIQRIPDIESLPEFYQDYIDVTVGVDELKKSLGALNWAVGILNQLESDYMARIKRSKPSDASHLRREAFGRISSVIKRIEGDLDFLDFAKNKLRNMPTVDLDAFTVVIAGFPNVGKSTLLRTLTGAEPEVADYPFTTKGIQIGHLERKWKRIQVIDTPGLLDRPVEDMNNIELQAMVALENIADVIMFIFDASETCGYTLESQYSLYLGIRSVFDIPVVTVFNKMDLAENVKYLEEYINMVEDPLKVSAFEGRGVSKIIKKLEGLYEKETREAHDNV; from the coding sequence ATGATCATACCCACAGTTCCAACAACAGATGAACTTCTTGATAAGGGATTCCGGAGGGCCAGGAAGGCCGCGTCCCTTAAACGGAGTTCAAAGATTCCTGGCCAGAAGAAGGCCAAGGTTATTGAGTCAACACGTGTCCAGACAGCATGTCAGGTCATAAGGGACCGGTTGAAGATGATAATCCAGAGAATACCTGATATAGAGTCCCTTCCAGAGTTCTACCAGGACTATATAGACGTGACCGTGGGGGTCGATGAACTCAAAAAATCCCTCGGGGCACTTAACTGGGCTGTTGGAATACTTAACCAGCTGGAATCTGATTACATGGCCCGTATAAAACGTTCAAAACCGTCTGATGCATCCCATCTGAGGCGGGAGGCCTTCGGCAGGATATCATCAGTGATAAAGAGGATCGAGGGCGACCTTGATTTTCTTGACTTTGCAAAGAATAAGTTGAGAAACATGCCCACAGTGGACCTTGACGCCTTCACGGTCGTTATAGCAGGCTTCCCCAACGTTGGAAAATCCACACTCCTCAGGACCCTCACCGGTGCAGAGCCTGAGGTGGCAGATTACCCCTTCACCACCAAGGGGATCCAGATAGGTCACCTTGAGCGGAAATGGAAGAGGATACAGGTTATAGACACACCGGGGCTCCTGGACAGACCGGTTGAGGATATGAACAACATAGAACTCCAGGCCATGGTTGCCCTTGAGAACATAGCAGATGTGATAATGTTCATCTTTGACGCCTCTGAAACATGTGGATACACCCTTGAAAGCCAGTACAGCCTTTACCTCGGCATAAGGAGCGTCTTTGACATCCCTGTGGTCACGGTCTTCAACAAGATGGATCTTGCAGAAAATGTTAAGTATCTGGAAGAATATATTAATATGGTTGAAGATCCACTGAAAGTTTCTGCATTCGAGGGCAGAGGGGTCTCCAAGATAATAAAAAAACTGGAGGGGTTATATGAAAAAGAAACTCGAGAAGCCCATGACAATGTTTGA
- a CDS encoding SIS domain-containing protein: MKYGMFNELMEQPESLRRTLKSEGDRMARISNEILECRRIYLVGCGSSLSTCYSARDAIAMNYEVNMDVMTGYEFYYHRQIDYSDSAVIFTSQSGETADTLAALRRANELGLRTVTITNEPGSTMASESMETIVTRCGREEAILGTKTYMTQLLALYRILFGMYSDEKSDEIMGELEKLPGEVEDLLRRTEVECRDLAEEYSGEDIFYCMGSGPNYGLAYKLAMTMLMEGALKHSCPLYSGEFRHGLIERVEEGVPVIFLESGLPGDELTERALRFCEKLGAENLVFRMSDYSDLNGLMSPFVLAVPLEWFVYYLAHFNGEDPGSTRHIGKVRY; encoded by the coding sequence ATGAAGTATGGGATGTTCAATGAACTCATGGAGCAGCCAGAGTCTCTTAGGAGGACCCTGAAGTCTGAAGGGGACAGAATGGCACGTATATCCAATGAAATACTGGAATGCAGACGTATATACCTTGTTGGGTGTGGCAGCTCACTTTCAACCTGTTACAGTGCAAGGGATGCAATCGCCATGAACTATGAGGTCAACATGGATGTTATGACTGGCTATGAGTTCTACTATCACAGACAGATTGATTACAGTGACTCTGCAGTCATATTCACCTCACAGTCGGGTGAGACCGCGGATACCCTCGCAGCACTCAGGAGGGCGAATGAACTCGGACTCAGAACCGTTACCATAACCAATGAACCCGGCAGCACCATGGCATCTGAATCCATGGAGACCATAGTGACCCGATGCGGACGTGAGGAGGCAATACTTGGCACCAAGACCTACATGACACAGCTCCTGGCCCTCTACAGGATACTCTTCGGGATGTACAGTGATGAAAAATCGGATGAGATAATGGGAGAACTTGAGAAACTACCCGGTGAGGTTGAGGATCTGCTGAGGAGAACAGAGGTTGAGTGCAGGGATCTTGCAGAGGAATATTCCGGTGAGGATATATTCTACTGTATGGGGAGCGGTCCTAACTATGGACTGGCCTACAAACTCGCAATGACGATGCTCATGGAGGGTGCCCTGAAGCATTCCTGTCCACTCTATTCTGGAGAATTCAGACACGGACTCATTGAAAGGGTTGAGGAGGGGGTCCCGGTTATATTCCTTGAATCTGGGCTGCCAGGTGATGAGCTGACAGAGAGGGCCCTGCGTTTCTGTGAGAAGCTGGGCGCTGAGAACCTTGTATTCCGGATGTCAGATTACTCTGACCTTAACGGGCTCATGTCACCCTTTGTACTTGCAGTTCCCCTCGAATGGTTCGTGTACTACCTCGCCCATTTCAACGGGGAGGACCCAGGCAGTACCAGGCACATAGGTAAGGTGAGATACTAG
- a CDS encoding winged helix-turn-helix domain-containing protein, which yields MENLNKMDNPEFYDARMKLEAIHQDIKRLMEKSNQEYLDLMLSNLKKDILNSVSVYISDDIENDLEQNMVNPCKMRETCKEKFNGFLQNNSKLIKQEHVSKEIIEEKREELDEIRKSAPFDKCDICFKEVDSLFDKQINLIGSLQIYDNNKEDKTEISSIPEEIMVKSVLEPISNKQRLQILKSMASETMTFTALSELTGLRGGNLLFHIQKLLESDLILQRHERGDYMITEKGYNLLIMLSNFKKYLKK from the coding sequence ATGGAAAATCTAAATAAAATGGATAATCCTGAATTCTATGATGCCCGAATGAAATTAGAAGCTATACATCAGGATATCAAGCGTTTGATGGAAAAATCTAATCAAGAATACCTTGATTTAATGCTAAGCAACTTAAAAAAGGATATTTTGAATTCAGTATCTGTTTATATTTCTGATGATATTGAAAATGATTTAGAACAAAATATGGTTAATCCCTGTAAGATGCGGGAAACCTGTAAAGAGAAATTTAACGGATTTCTACAAAATAATTCTAAACTTATAAAACAGGAACATGTTTCCAAAGAAATTATAGAAGAGAAAAGAGAGGAATTAGATGAAATAAGGAAAAGTGCTCCTTTTGATAAATGTGATATTTGTTTTAAGGAAGTAGACTCACTATTTGATAAGCAAATAAATCTAATTGGCTCTCTACAAATATATGACAATAATAAAGAGGATAAAACTGAGATATCTTCTATTCCTGAAGAAATTATGGTTAAGAGTGTTCTTGAACCTATTTCTAATAAACAGAGACTTCAAATTCTTAAATCTATGGCCTCTGAAACCATGACATTCACTGCTCTTTCAGAACTTACAGGGCTTCGTGGTGGTAATTTACTTTTCCACATACAAAAATTACTTGAAAGTGACTTGATATTGCAGCGTCATGAACGTGGAGATTATATGATTACTGAAAAAGGATATAATCTACTCATAATGCTCAGTAATTTTAAAAAATATTTGAAAAAATAA
- a CDS encoding MTH865 family protein — MGVKEDIRGQIIGALAGADFPINSPEELMAALPNGPDTTCKSGDVELKASDAGQVLTADDFPFKSAEEVADTIVNKAGL, encoded by the coding sequence ATGGGAGTTAAAGAAGATATTCGTGGACAAATTATAGGAGCATTAGCAGGAGCCGATTTCCCAATAAATTCACCAGAAGAACTAATGGCAGCGCTTCCAAACGGTCCAGATACTACTTGTAAATCTGGAGATGTAGAATTAAAAGCATCTGATGCTGGACAAGTACTTACTGCTGATGATTTTCCATTTAAAAGTGCTGAAGAAGTTGCAGATACTATAGTGAACAAAGCAGGATTATAA
- a CDS encoding GMC family oxidoreductase N-terminal domain-containing protein, with translation MVLVVGSGAGGATLARELAIRGIDVTVIERGPCVKDSDAFLCYDEAPDVDILRTSCAGGSTLVAAGNAVRVLENTLKDYGVDITEDLHAIEAELRVRELPDTHTGRGTALIMDAAESLGLGVKKMPKFIDPDKCRPCGKCSFGCPRAAKWSARRFLDEAVEHGAVLIEETEAKNIIVRNGSVSGLRTSRGDFHDETVVLAAGAIETPRILMRAGIDAGNGLFMDTFVTVGGILEGVGFCDEVQMNALIELDGVILSPHFSTLLFPEDDRRNVLGIMVKIADERSGRVEADRIVKHHTVRDISLLSGGAAIAGSILSRAGVGAGTLRSTRPRGAHPGGTASLGEVVDENLETSIEGLFVADASVLPAAPGAPPILTIMALARRLARHIVSVL, from the coding sequence ATGGTCCTTGTGGTTGGCTCCGGTGCTGGAGGTGCAACCCTTGCAAGGGAACTTGCCATCCGGGGCATTGACGTTACCGTAATTGAGAGGGGCCCCTGTGTTAAGGATTCCGATGCATTCCTGTGCTATGATGAAGCTCCCGATGTGGATATCTTGAGGACAAGCTGCGCTGGAGGGTCAACCCTTGTTGCCGCAGGAAACGCCGTCCGGGTCCTTGAGAACACCCTTAAGGACTATGGGGTTGACATAACAGAGGACCTCCATGCCATTGAGGCTGAACTCAGGGTAAGGGAGCTTCCAGACACCCACACCGGCAGGGGCACAGCCCTGATAATGGATGCTGCAGAATCCCTTGGTCTCGGTGTAAAGAAGATGCCTAAATTCATAGACCCTGATAAATGCAGGCCCTGCGGTAAATGCTCATTCGGATGCCCGAGGGCTGCTAAGTGGTCTGCAAGGAGATTCCTTGATGAGGCAGTTGAACACGGGGCTGTTCTCATTGAAGAAACCGAGGCAAAGAACATAATTGTCAGGAATGGATCAGTTTCGGGTCTGAGAACATCCCGGGGAGATTTCCATGATGAAACGGTTGTGCTGGCAGCTGGAGCCATCGAAACCCCCAGGATACTCATGAGGGCGGGTATAGATGCAGGTAACGGACTCTTCATGGACACCTTTGTGACCGTGGGGGGTATACTTGAGGGGGTTGGGTTCTGTGATGAGGTCCAGATGAACGCCCTCATAGAACTTGATGGTGTTATACTCTCACCCCACTTCTCAACCCTCCTGTTCCCTGAGGATGATAGGAGGAACGTCCTGGGTATCATGGTTAAGATAGCCGATGAGAGATCTGGACGTGTGGAGGCCGACAGGATTGTCAAGCACCACACCGTCAGGGACATCAGTCTCCTCTCAGGGGGTGCAGCCATTGCAGGGAGCATACTCTCACGGGCCGGTGTTGGGGCGGGCACGTTGAGGTCCACGAGACCCAGGGGGGCCCACCCTGGTGGTACCGCTTCCCTGGGGGAGGTTGTTGATGAGAACCTGGAGACCTCCATTGAGGGCCTCTTTGTGGCCGATGCGAGTGTGCTGCCAGCAGCGCCTGGTGCTCCACCCATACTTACCATAATGGCACTTGCAAGGCGTCTGGCACGCCATATAGTTTCAGTTTTATGA
- a CDS encoding 4Fe-4S binding protein: MKAWLKFSPNIVNKSIISEAIKKYDIEFNILRANITPRGGKMLVEISGPEEREGIDFIEEAGIEVHPAVRVVKKDREKCMDCGACVSLCPVGAICIEDDWEIVLDDRKCIGCSFCVNSCPTKAIVLLD; this comes from the coding sequence ATGAAGGCCTGGCTTAAATTCTCACCGAACATTGTTAACAAGTCAATAATATCAGAAGCCATAAAGAAGTATGACATCGAGTTCAACATCCTGAGGGCAAACATCACACCCCGTGGGGGTAAGATGCTTGTTGAGATCAGCGGCCCCGAGGAGAGGGAGGGGATAGACTTCATAGAGGAGGCCGGTATAGAGGTGCACCCCGCAGTGAGGGTCGTTAAGAAGGACCGTGAGAAGTGCATGGACTGTGGTGCCTGCGTATCCCTCTGCCCGGTTGGCGCCATATGTATCGAGGATGACTGGGAGATAGTCCTCGATGACAGGAAATGTATCGGCTGCAGCTTCTGTGTAAACTCCTGCCCCACAAAGGCCATAGTGCTGCTTGATTGA
- a CDS encoding Hsp20/alpha crystallin family protein, whose product MKKKLEKPMTMFEKRRLMAEKMMEDMIKNMREMQKEFEKKIAEYAENIPEKLSMDVMETDDAIIIKTDLPGVKKEDINIELTENTISISAVFEEEVEIKEADFIKKERKYGEAKREMRLPEKIRVEDASAKFENGVLTVELPKVEVKKKQTLKVE is encoded by the coding sequence ATGAAAAAGAAACTCGAGAAGCCCATGACAATGTTTGAGAAAAGAAGGCTGATGGCTGAGAAGATGATGGAAGACATGATAAAGAACATGAGGGAGATGCAGAAAGAGTTCGAGAAGAAAATCGCAGAGTACGCAGAGAACATACCTGAAAAACTCAGCATGGACGTCATGGAAACAGATGATGCCATAATCATCAAAACCGACCTTCCAGGTGTTAAGAAGGAGGACATCAACATAGAACTGACCGAAAACACCATATCCATATCAGCAGTCTTTGAGGAGGAAGTCGAAATCAAAGAGGCTGATTTCATCAAGAAGGAAAGGAAGTACGGTGAAGCAAAAAGGGAGATGAGGCTACCTGAAAAGATCAGGGTTGAAGATGCCAGTGCAAAGTTTGAAAACGGTGTCCTCACAGTTGAACTTCCAAAGGTTGAGGTCAAGAAGAAACAGACCTTAAAGGTGGAATAA
- a CDS encoding TIGR00296 family protein, producing MKYAPLSRDEGRTLVKIARMAIEEHLRGSKNLRLPDDLPDVFRQRRGVFVTLEKKGNLRGCIGYPEPVKPLIDALIEAAISAATGDPRFPPVKPEELDDIDVEVSVLTPPEPLEVESPADYPSLIRVGVDGLIVERGWARGLLLPQVATEWGWDAEEFLCNTCMKAGLPPDCFYDPETRVYRFQAQIFHEDG from the coding sequence ATGAAGTACGCGCCATTATCCCGGGATGAAGGTAGAACTCTTGTTAAAATCGCGAGGATGGCCATAGAGGAGCACCTGCGTGGATCAAAAAACCTCAGACTCCCTGATGATCTCCCTGATGTTTTCAGGCAAAGAAGAGGAGTTTTCGTTACACTTGAGAAGAAAGGGAATCTGAGGGGATGTATAGGTTATCCAGAACCGGTGAAACCCCTGATAGATGCCCTTATTGAGGCCGCCATATCTGCTGCGACAGGTGACCCCAGATTTCCCCCTGTTAAACCTGAGGAGCTCGATGATATAGATGTTGAGGTCAGTGTACTGACACCACCGGAGCCCCTTGAGGTTGAAAGCCCGGCAGATTACCCCAGCCTCATAAGGGTCGGTGTCGACGGTCTGATCGTTGAGAGGGGATGGGCCAGGGGACTTCTCCTTCCACAGGTCGCCACGGAGTGGGGCTGGGACGCTGAGGAGTTCCTCTGCAACACATGTATGAAGGCGGGTCTTCCGCCAGACTGCTTCTATGACCCTGAAACCAGAGTCTACAGGTTCCAGGCCCAGATATTCCATGAAGATGGTTAA
- a CDS encoding thiamine-phosphate synthase family protein, giving the protein MEIENVRRALEMISSAEDFGILIPEVRSNIVMARSNPCGPEDVVAVPGRITEFQGRAFACRDPEYGASSHMARFIIALNEHLPGRRSALNIKFDESIISICEDMGLVVSSYDRSREPDSVRDTEGGSIPWGVEEALRNSESPPDVIYHRGAWGKEPMIVLTGRDAVEVAELAIKILRKYKSLKGDTR; this is encoded by the coding sequence ATGGAGATAGAAAATGTTAGAAGGGCTCTTGAGATGATCTCCTCTGCAGAGGACTTTGGAATCCTCATACCTGAGGTGAGGTCAAATATTGTAATGGCGAGGAGTAATCCCTGCGGTCCAGAGGATGTTGTTGCGGTCCCGGGGAGGATCACTGAGTTTCAGGGAAGGGCCTTCGCGTGCCGCGACCCTGAATACGGGGCTTCCTCGCACATGGCCCGCTTCATAATAGCCCTTAATGAACACCTCCCGGGGAGAAGAAGTGCACTTAATATTAAATTTGATGAGAGTATAATCAGTATATGTGAGGATATGGGTCTTGTGGTCTCATCCTATGACCGCAGCAGGGAACCCGACAGTGTGAGGGATACTGAGGGAGGCAGCATACCATGGGGTGTTGAGGAGGCCCTCAGGAACTCAGAGTCCCCTCCAGACGTCATATACCACAGGGGGGCATGGGGTAAGGAGCCCATGATAGTACTCACCGGCAGGGATGCTGTTGAAGTTGCAGAGCTTGCTATCAAGATACTCAGGAAATATAAAAGTTTAAAGGGGGATACAAGATGA